From Triticum urartu cultivar G1812 chromosome 2, Tu2.1, whole genome shotgun sequence, a single genomic window includes:
- the LOC125537656 gene encoding chloroplastic import inner membrane translocase subunit HP30-2-like — protein MEGIGQKRRPLVVMASSSTTAAQSASRGGANPLAELTDRFRSLEVGVREWMAKQPTHIEAAVTTAFGAVQGGALGGLMGTFAPEGGAGLPVPQPPPGLDPKAMATFKQAQALAGGPLVQARNFAVMTGANAGISCVMRRVRGVEDVQGSMAAAFGSGALFSIVSGMGTPNPVVNAITTGMAFAVFQGGFFIVGQKFSKTKTHNEDMNYSRARNMLNQLGLQNYEKNFKKGLLTDETLPLLNESALRDVNIPPGPRLVILEHIRREPGLTKSN, from the exons ATGGAAGGGATTGGGCAGAAGAGGCGCCCGCTGGTGGTGATGGCCTCCTCGTCGACTACGGCGGCGCAGTCGGCGTCGCGGGGTGGGGCCAACCCGCTGGCCGAGCTGACCGACCGTTTCAGGTCGCTGGAGGTCGGGGTGCGCGAGTGGATGGCGAAGCAGCCCACCCACATCGAGGCCGCCGTCACCACGGCGTTTGGGGCTGTGCAGGGCGGCGCGCTCGGCGGGCTCATGGGCACGTTTGCGCCGGAAGGAGGGGCGGGGCTCCCCGTGCCGCAGCCGCCTCCCGGTCTCGACCCCAAGGCCATGGCCACCTTCAAGCAAGCGCAG GCTTTGGCAGGTGGGCCACTGGTGCAAGCTCGAAATTTTGCAGTTATGACTGGTGCAAATGCAGGCATATCTTGTGTTATGAGAAGGGTACGAGGAGTGGAGGATGTCCAGGGCAG CATGGCAGCAGCTTTTGGTTCGGGCGCTCTATTCTCCATTGTGAGTGGAATGGGAACCCCAAATCCAGTTGTTAATGCAATTACAACTGGTATGGCTTTTGCAGTATTTCAAGGTGGCTTTTTCATT GTTGGACAGAAATTCTCGAAGACAAAGACACATAATGAAGATATGAACTATTCTCGTGCAAGAAATATGTTGAACCAATTAGGCCTCCAAAACTATGAGAAGAATTTCAAGAAGGGTCTTCTGACTGATGAAACATTGCCTCTTCTCAATGAAAG CGCACTCAGGGATGTGAATATCCCCCCTGGTCCAAGACTTGTCATACTTGAGCACATTAGAAG AGAACCTGGGTTGACCAAATCAAACTGA
- the LOC125537655 gene encoding chaperone protein ClpD2, chloroplastic, translating to MEACCCSSSSAPPASILATGAGLRRRFSPAAVAAAASGGRAVALALAPPLRASSAALLAAPPRRGQQRRGAAGLVVRAVFERFTERAVKAVVLSQREARGMGDEVVAPHHLLLGLVAEDRSAAGFLASGVRIERAREACRAAVGKGGLAQAATGLATDVPFSGASKRVFVAAVEFSRNMGCNFISPDHIALGLFDLDDPTTNSILKSLGVVPTQLAKQALTRVKGELAKDGREPLGLSSFKLRDKSAAGNGRTAIAKYSNKKKEKSALAQFCIDLTMRASGGFIDPVIGRTKEIERVVQIICRRTKNNPILLGEAGVGKTAIAEGLALKIANGDVPIFLVGKRILSLDVALLMAGAKERGELEARVTSLIREVRKADDVILFIDEVHTLIGSGIAGRGNKGAGLDIANLLKPALARGELQCIASTTLDEHRLHFEKDKALARRFQPVYVNEPSQEDAVKILLGLREKYETYHKCKYTLEGINAAVYLSVRYIPDRHLPDKAIDLIDEAGSRARMESFKKKKEEQCSIILKSPDEYWQEIRAVQAMHEVALTNRLKYSLNENDQENEVNVEVLDDSKTSPTTTPSASADEPSVVGLEEIARVTSLWSGIPVQQLTADERKLLVGLDDELRKRVIGQDDAVVAISRAVKRSRTGMSDPDRPIATLLFCGPTGVGKTELTKALASTYFGSESAMVRLDMSEYMERHAVSKLIGAPPGYMGFGEGGTLTEAVRRKPFTVVLFDEIEKAHPDIFNILLQVFEDGHLTDSQGRRVSFKNTLIVMTSNVGSTSISKGTMSMGFQTQNDTEENTYAVMKSLVMEELKAFFRPELLNRMDEVVVFHPLEKTQMLAILNIILEEVKGRLLALGIGLVVSDAMKNMISQQGYDKSYGARPLRRAVTQLVEDVISEAILSGQYKPGDTIMMDTDDKGKPCLSRLNNQTVQVSDPTPTL from the exons ATGGAGGCGTGCTGCTGCTCCTCGTCGTCGGCCCCGCCCGCCTCCATCCTCGCCACGGGCGCCGGCCTCCGCCGCCGCTTCTCCCCGGCGGCGGTTGCGGCCGCGGCGTCGGGCGGGAGGGCGGTGGCGCTCGCGCTTGCGCCCCCGCTCCGCGCCTCCTCCGCCGCTCTGCTGGCGGCGCCGCCTCGGCGGGGGCAGCAGCGGCGCGGGGCCGCGGGCCTCGTCGTCAGGGCGGTGTTCGAGCGGTTCACCGAGCGGGCGGTCAAGGCGGTGGTGCTCTCGCAGCGGGAAGCCCGCGGGATGGGGGACGAGGTGGTGGCGCCGCACCACCTGCTGCTGGGCCTCGTCGCCGAGGACCGGTCCGCCGCGGGGTTCCTCGCGTCGGGCGTCCGAATCGAGCGCGCCCGCGAGGCGTGCCGTGCCGCCGTCGGGAAGGGCGGGCTCGCTCAGGCCGCGACGGGGCTGGCCACGGACGTGCCCTTCTCAGGGGCCAGCAAGCGCGTGTTCGTCGCGGCCGTCGAGTTCTCCAGGAATATGGGGTGCAACTTTATCTCCCCGGACCACATTGCGCTCGGCCTCTTCGACCTGGACGATCCGACAACCAACAGCATCCTCAAGAG CTTAGGAGTAGTTCCAACTCAGCTAGCAAAGCAGGCTCTTACCCGAGTCAAAGGGGAGCTAGCGAAGGATGGCAGAGAGCCTCTGGGTTTGTCTTCTTTCAAATTGCGTGATAAGTCTGCTGCTGGAAATGGGAGGACTGCAATTGCCAAATACTCCAATAAAAAGAAAG AGAAGAGCGCACTAGCTCAATTTTGTATAGATTTGACTATGCGAGCCAGTGGGGGGTTTATCGATCCCGTTATTGGCCGCACGAAGGAGATTGAAAGAGTAGTTCAGATTATATGCCGGCGCACAAAGAACAATCCAATTCTTTTGGGTGAAGCAGGTGTTGGCAAAACTGCCATTGCTGAAGGGTTGGCTCTTAAAATTGCTAATGGAGATGTACCTATTTTTCTTGTG GGAAAACGTATATTGTCACTAGATGTTGCTTTACTGATGGCTGGTGCAAAAGAGAGGGGCGAATTGGAAGCCAGGGTTACAAGTTTAATACGTGAAGTGCGCAAAGCAG ATGATGTTATTCTCTTTATCGACGAGGTTCATACTCTTATTGGGTCTGGAATTGCTGGAAGAGGAAATAAAGGAGCTGGTCTTGATATCGCTAATCTGCTGAAACCTGCACTTGCTAGAGGTGAATTGCAG TGCATTGCATCTACAACTCTGGATGAGCACCGTTTGCATTTCGAAAAGGATAAGGCTTTGGCCCGCCGATTCCAGCCAGTATATGTAAATGAGCCCAGTCAG GAGGATGCTGTGAAGATATTACTTGGTCTGCGTGAAAAATATGAGACTTATCACAAATGCAAATACACCTTAGAAGGCATCAATGCGGCAGTTTATTTGTCAGTGAGGTATATCCCTGACAGGCATCTTCCTGACAAGGCTATTGACCTAATTGATGAGGCCGGTAGCAGAGCTCGGATGGAATCATttaaaaagaagaaggaagagcAGTGCTCTATTATTTTGAAGTCACCTGATGAATATTGGCAAGAGATTAGAGCTGTCCAGGCCATGCATGAAGTG GCACTGACTAACAGGTTGAAATATTCTCTAAATGAAAATGACCAAGAGAATGAGGTTAATGTTGAAGTACTGGATGATAGCAAGACAAGCCCGACAACAACACCCTCAGCTTCAGCTGATGA ACCATCTGTGGTTGGGTTAGAGGAAATTGCAAGAGTCACATCATTGTGGTCGGGCATACCAGTCCAGCAGTTGACTGCAGATGAAAGAAAGCTTCTAGTAGGACTAGACGATGAACTCAGAAAGCGTGTCATAGGTCAAGATGATGCTGTTGTGGCTATATCAAGAGCTGTGAAGAGATCACGCACTGGCATGAGTGATCCTGACAGACCTATTGCTACTCTACTTTTCTGTGGTCCAACAGGAGTTGGAAAGACTGAATTAACTAAAGCTCTAGCATCAACTTATTTTGGATCT GAGTCAGCTATGGTTAGATTGGATATGAGTGAGTACATGGAGCGGCATGCTGTGAGCAAACTGATAGGCGCTCCTCCAGGGTACATGGGATTTGGTGAAGGTGGTACTTTGACAGAAGCAGTCAGAAGAAAACCATTCACTGTGGTATTGTTTGATGAAATAGAGAAAGCTCATCCTGATATTTTCAATATTCTTCTCCAAGTGTTTGAAGATGGTCATTTGACGGACTCACAG GGCCGCAGGGTTTCCTTCAAGAATACATTAATTGTCATGACATCAAATGTTGGTTCTACATCGATTTCCAAAGGAACGATGAGCATGGGTTTCCAGACGCAGAATGATACAGAAGAGAACACATATGCTGTAATGAAATCCTTGGTAATGGAAGAGTTGAAGGCATTTTTTCGACCTGAATTGCTCAATAGAATGGATGAGGTGGTTGTGTTCCATCCACTTGAGAAGACTCAG ATGCTGGCTATTCTTAATATAATTCTGGAAGAGGTGAAGGGTAGGCTGTTGGCACTTGGTATCGGCTTAGTAGTATCTGATGCCATGAAGAACATGATTTCTCAGCAAGGATACGACAAGAGCTATGGTGCGCGGCCACTTAGAAGGGCCGTCACTCAGTTGGTTGAGGATGTCATCAGCGAAGCAATTCTCTCTGGGCAGTACAAACCCGGCGATACCATAATGATGGACACTGATGACAAGGGAAAACCTTGCTTGAGCCGGTTGAATAATCAGACTGTTCAAGTTTCTGATCCAACGCCAACGCTTTGA